In a genomic window of Magnolia sinica isolate HGM2019 chromosome 16, MsV1, whole genome shotgun sequence:
- the LOC131228879 gene encoding increased DNA methylation 1-like, producing the protein MDSFLDDNEFEHIIDKDQVDHLELELQGLIGKGPQPVMECGEPELPSSSGASSVRPTDEKMDAILDDDEFDQWMIKHVIDKDQVDQLELELQGLIGKRPECGEPELKKRKLERNHLPSSSGASSVEKDRQNQPSSYLVEPHKLKGEKRRNRRMPSINLSSLIDNNVVSLGEKARYLNKKDNRVMAEGWVMHEGIRCSCCKNVYCLSKFEVHAGSSSHRPTANIFLEDGRSLLQCQAQIKNGDEVKGFEQNPHPIIQKMESDVGVEGFTGYLHEHMERNQAHPLIQQIKVDKKDCRITIAEEMKSKISCCRGNGICHICLHQGVGLLVCEGECLRMFHLSCIGLEGFPESVWFCPSCACGLCGGGEYNNENDQFEERTIVYCDQCERRYHVGCLRERGVEGLESRPKGNWFCKEKCAEIFFHLQNFLGRSNPTGIKDLSWTILRSNEKDGHDLHTSSYIEAMTKHKLVDARAVLRDCYGRIVQPVTKTNLIKDIVFSKESKLPYQNYQGFYTMILDRGKKPISVATFRVHGDKVAEVPLLGTRVMSRRQGMASLLMNNLQKILSDMGVQKLILPIAPKFLQSWTTSYGFSKATNSDRFELLECPFIEFINNMMCQKILIKPAI; encoded by the exons ATGGATTCTTTTCTTGATGACAATGAATTTGAACACATTATAGATAAAGATCAAGTTGATCATTTGGAGCTTGAACTCCAGGGATTGATTGGCAAAGGCCCGCAACCTGTCATGGAATGTGGAGAACCTGAATTGCCTTCGTCTTCCGGTGCTTCTTCAGTGAGGCCCACTGATGA gAAAATGGATGCTAttcttgatgatgatgaatttgatCAATGGATGATTAAACACGTCATTGATAAAGATCAAGTTGATCAATTGGAGCTTGAACTCCAGGGATTGATTGGCAAACGGCCGGAATGTGGAGAACCTGAGTTAAAGAAAAGAAAGCTTGAACGCAACCACTTGCCTTCGTCTTCCGGTGCTTCTTCAGTGGAGAAGGATAGACAAAATCAGCCATCAAGCTACTTGGTTGAACCTCACAAGTTGAAAGGAGAAAAACGCCGGAATAGACGCATGCCTTCAATCAACCTGTCTTCTCTGATAGACAATAATGTGGTGTCGTTGGGGGAGAAAGCACGTTACTTGAATAAAAAGGACAACCGTGTTATGGCAGAAGGGTGGGTCATGCACGAAGGAATCAGATGTTCGTGTTGCAAAAATGTGTATTGTCTTTCCAAGTTTGAGGTCCATGCAGGCAGCAGTAGTCATCGGCCTACTGCCAATATCTTCTTGGAAGATGGAAGGTCACTGCTGCAGTGTCAAGCACAAATAAAAAATGGTGATGAAGTTAAAGGCTTTGAACAAAATCCACACCCCATAATTCAGAAAATGGAGAGTGATGTGGGTGTTGAAGGCTTCACAGGGTATCTGCATGAGCATATGGAGAGGAATCAGGCCCACCCATTAATTCAGCAAATAAAGGTTGACAAAAAGGATTGCAGAATCACAATTGCAGAAGAAATGAAGAGTAAAATCTCATGTTGCAGAGGAAATGGAATATGCCACATTTGTCTCCACCAAGGGGTTGGATTGCTAGTGTGTGAAGGTGAATGCCTGCGCATGTTTCACTTAAGCTGCATTGGTTTAGAG GGTTTTCCTGAAAGTGTATGGTTCTGCCCATCTTGTGCATGTGGATTATGCGGTGGGGGTGAATACAATAATGAAAACGATCAGTTTGAGGAGCGAACAATTGTGTATTGTGATCAATGCGAACGTAGAT ATCATGTGGGTTGTCTAAGAGAAAGAGGAGTCGAAGGGCTTGAAAGTCGTCCGAAGGGAAATTGGTTTTGCAAGGAAAAATGTGCAGAG ATATTCTTCCATCTCCAAAACTTTCTTGGAAGATCAAATCCAACGGGCATAAAGGATCTATCgtggactattttgaggtcaaATGAAAAGGATGGGCATGATCTTCACACATCCTCCTATATTGAAGCAATGACTAAGCACAAGCTTGTGGATGCGCGTGCTGTACTGCGCGATTGTTATGGTCGCATTGTCCAGCCGGTTACCAAGACGAACCTTATCAAAGATATTGTTTTCAGTAAAGA ATCGAAGCTGCCCTATCAGAACTATCAAGGTTTCTATACCATGATCTTGGACAGAGGGAAGAAACCGATATCCGTAGCAACGTTCAG GGTCCATGGTGACAAGGTAGCAGAAGTGCCTCTATTGGGTACACGTGTTATGTCGCGCCGACAAGGAATGGCAAGTCTTCTCATGAACAATTTACAAAAG ATTCTTTCCGACATGGGTGTACAAAAATTGATATTGCCTATAGCTCCTAAGTTTCTACAGAGTTGGACTACGTCGTATGGTTTTTCTAAGGCAACAAATTCAGACAGATTTGAGCTATTGGAGTGCCCTTTCATAGAATTTATTAACAACATGATGTGCCAGAAAATATTGATAAAACCTGCAATTTGA